One window of Myxococcus xanthus genomic DNA carries:
- a CDS encoding MBL fold metallo-hydrolase, whose product MLFRQLFDADTSTYTYLLADEATGAAALIDPVLEQTERDLKLLRELGLTLSVVLETHVHADHVTGAGVLRERTGATVVASSRGAPCVDRTVNHGDIVRVGGLEVRVLETPGHTDDSLSFLCERRLFTGDALLIRGTGRTDFQNGDPGQLYDAITRVLFTLPDDTAVYPGHDYAGHAMSTVGEEKQHNPRLAGRTRADFIVLMNALQLPPPRKLDVAVPANRACGHTPPSPSLQA is encoded by the coding sequence GGACACCTCGACGTATACGTACCTCCTGGCCGACGAGGCCACGGGCGCCGCCGCGCTCATCGACCCGGTGCTGGAACAGACGGAGCGCGACCTGAAGCTCCTCCGGGAGCTGGGCCTCACGTTGTCCGTGGTGCTGGAGACGCACGTCCACGCCGACCACGTCACCGGCGCGGGTGTACTCCGCGAGCGGACAGGCGCCACCGTGGTGGCCTCCAGCCGCGGCGCGCCCTGCGTGGACCGGACGGTGAACCATGGAGACATCGTGCGCGTGGGCGGCCTCGAAGTCCGTGTCCTCGAGACGCCCGGCCACACCGACGACAGCCTGAGCTTCCTCTGTGAGCGCCGCCTCTTCACCGGGGACGCGCTGCTCATCCGCGGCACCGGAAGGACGGACTTCCAGAACGGCGACCCGGGCCAACTCTACGACGCCATCACCCGCGTCCTCTTCACCCTTCCCGACGACACGGCGGTCTACCCCGGCCACGACTACGCCGGGCACGCCATGTCCACGGTGGGCGAGGAGAAGCAGCACAACCCCCGGCTGGCTGGACGCACGCGCGCGGACTTCATCGTCTTGATGAACGCGCTCCAGCTCCCACCTCCCCGGAAGCTGGACGTGGCCGTCCCCGCCAACCGGGCCTGCGGACACACGCCGCCCTCACCTTCCCTCCAGGCCTGA